The following are from one region of the Roseobacter fucihabitans genome:
- a CDS encoding nuclear transport factor 2 family protein produces the protein MSNSLTAQDLSDTFDAFNRHDVDGVMTHFADDCVFYTVGGDAVYGGKVEGAAAIAAAFSAVWAGMKDAHWDHHSHFVHGDRAVSEWTFSGTGADGMRVEAQGADLFTLRDGKIIVKQALRKSRPPFKA, from the coding sequence ATGTCCAACTCACTCACCGCTCAAGACCTGTCCGATACTTTCGACGCCTTCAACCGTCATGATGTCGATGGCGTCATGACCCATTTTGCGGATGACTGCGTTTTCTATACCGTTGGCGGTGACGCGGTTTACGGTGGCAAGGTCGAAGGTGCCGCCGCCATTGCCGCTGCGTTTTCCGCCGTTTGGGCCGGAATGAAAGACGCCCATTGGGATCATCACAGCCATTTTGTGCACGGCGACCGTGCCGTGTCGGAATGGACTTTCTCTGGCACGGGTGCCGATGGCATGCGTGTGGAAGCACAGGGTGCTGATCTGTTCACGCTGCGGGATGGCAAGATCATCGTCAAGCAGGCGCTGCGCAAATCACGGCCCCCCTTCAAAGCGTAA